The following are encoded together in the Pectobacterium punjabense genome:
- a CDS encoding sugar ABC transporter ATP-binding protein, whose translation MTEPLLNITNLAKSFSGVWALSNAQLTVQPGEIHALLGENGAGKSTLLKALAGAQPQTSGDIWFGGQQLLPLESPVERQKRGIITIYQEFNLLPNMSVAENMFLGREPQSSGLFVDALAVNREAKAVLDYLKLNIAPTTQVARLSVAQQQMVEIARALTLNAKLIVMDEPSAALSDSEVDSLHRVVRELKGRGVSVVYVTHRLHEVFQLCDRFTVFQDGRYTGSGDVACTNVQEIIRLMVGRDVVFNRRPPSETHHQDKPVRLAVKGLSREKPPLDAHGIALKDISFQVHAGEVLGIAGLVGAGRTEIARCLFGADAFSTGEFVLDDVPYHPSTPLHALSQGIALVPEDRKKEGAVLGLSIRENISLSNLSSLMRWRWFVNTRKEDDLIDAYRQALHIKMVNSEQEVRKLSGGNQQKVILARCMALNPKVLIVDEPTRGIDVGTKSEVHQVLFDMAKRGVAVIVISSDLPEIMAISDRIITLSEGRISGEIHGDDATEEKLMTMMAICHDALHAA comes from the coding sequence ATGACGGAACCCCTACTGAACATCACCAATCTGGCAAAGAGCTTCTCTGGCGTTTGGGCGCTGAGTAATGCGCAACTGACCGTACAGCCGGGAGAGATTCATGCGCTATTGGGCGAAAATGGCGCGGGTAAATCAACGCTGTTAAAGGCGCTGGCGGGGGCGCAGCCGCAGACCAGCGGTGATATCTGGTTTGGTGGTCAGCAACTATTACCGCTTGAATCGCCCGTTGAACGCCAAAAGCGCGGGATTATCACCATTTATCAGGAATTTAATCTGCTGCCCAATATGAGCGTGGCGGAAAACATGTTCCTGGGGCGCGAACCTCAGAGCAGTGGGTTATTTGTCGACGCGCTGGCGGTTAATCGCGAGGCGAAAGCGGTACTCGATTACCTGAAATTGAATATTGCGCCGACGACGCAGGTGGCACGTTTGAGCGTGGCGCAGCAGCAGATGGTGGAGATCGCCAGAGCGCTGACGCTGAACGCCAAACTGATTGTGATGGATGAACCATCGGCGGCGCTAAGCGATAGCGAAGTCGATAGCCTGCACCGCGTAGTACGTGAACTAAAAGGTCGCGGCGTGAGCGTGGTGTATGTGACGCACCGACTCCATGAAGTTTTCCAATTATGCGATCGCTTTACCGTGTTTCAGGATGGCCGCTATACCGGTTCTGGGGATGTCGCCTGCACCAACGTGCAGGAAATCATTCGCCTGATGGTGGGGCGTGACGTGGTGTTCAACCGCCGCCCACCTTCCGAGACGCATCATCAGGATAAACCAGTACGGCTAGCGGTAAAGGGCTTAAGCCGGGAAAAACCGCCGCTGGATGCGCACGGTATCGCACTGAAAGATATCAGTTTTCAGGTACATGCGGGCGAAGTGCTCGGTATCGCAGGGCTGGTCGGCGCTGGGCGCACGGAAATTGCACGTTGTTTGTTTGGTGCCGACGCTTTCTCTACCGGTGAGTTTGTGTTGGATGACGTACCTTATCATCCCTCCACGCCGCTGCATGCGCTGTCGCAGGGCATTGCCCTGGTGCCGGAAGACCGCAAGAAAGAGGGCGCGGTGCTGGGGTTATCTATCAGGGAAAATATCTCGCTCTCCAATCTCTCGTCGCTTATGCGCTGGCGCTGGTTTGTGAACACCCGTAAGGAAGACGATCTGATTGATGCCTACCGTCAGGCGCTGCATATCAAAATGGTGAACAGCGAGCAGGAAGTGCGCAAGCTGTCGGGGGGGAATCAGCAAAAGGTGATTCTTGCCCGCTGTATGGCACTGAACCCCAAGGTATTGATCGTGGATGAGCCTACGCGCGGCATTGATGTCGGCACCAAGTCTGAAGTCCATCAGGTGCTGTTCGATATGGCAAAACGGGGCGTCGCTGTGATTGTGATTTCCTCAGACCTGCCGGAAATCATGGCGATTTCAGACCGCATCATCACGCTCAGCGAAGGGCGGATCAGTGGGGAAATTCATGGCGATGACGCCACAGAAGAAAAACTGATGACGATGATGGCCATTTGCCACGACGCATTACACGCAGCATAA
- a CDS encoding ABC transporter permease, with product MSQQPLSKSITPSNPRGRFDPIAFFERFGVFIFMILLLIFFQSQNSNFLSERNITNILTEVSIYGIMAVGMTFVILTAGIDLSVGSILAVCAITAASVIKGDNFTTVDPDAWYGLSWLVALGVCLAMGTFIGFLHGLGVTKLRLPPFIVTLGGMTIWRGLTLVMNDGAPIAGFDPSYRWWGRGEILGISVPIWIFALVALLGYLALHKTRWGRFVYAIGGNTEAARLAGVNVQRVLVSVYVVIGCLAGLAGFILSARLGSAEAVAGITFELRVIASVVIGGTSLMGGYGRISGTIIGSIIMGILINGLVLMNVSAYYQQIITGLIIVLAVAFDTYAKSRRGAI from the coding sequence ATGTCCCAGCAGCCGCTTTCTAAGAGCATTACGCCGTCCAATCCGCGCGGACGTTTTGACCCGATTGCCTTTTTCGAACGCTTCGGCGTGTTTATTTTCATGATTTTGCTGCTGATTTTCTTTCAGTCGCAGAACAGCAACTTTCTGTCCGAACGCAACATCACCAACATCCTGACCGAAGTCTCCATCTACGGCATCATGGCGGTAGGGATGACGTTTGTCATTCTGACCGCCGGGATTGACCTGTCCGTCGGCTCAATTCTTGCGGTGTGTGCCATCACCGCCGCCTCCGTGATTAAGGGCGACAACTTCACCACCGTCGATCCTGATGCCTGGTACGGCTTGAGCTGGCTGGTTGCGTTGGGCGTCTGTCTGGCAATGGGCACTTTCATTGGTTTCCTGCATGGTTTAGGCGTGACCAAACTACGCCTGCCGCCGTTTATCGTCACGCTGGGTGGGATGACCATCTGGCGTGGGTTAACGCTGGTGATGAACGACGGCGCACCAATTGCTGGTTTTGACCCCAGCTATCGCTGGTGGGGGCGGGGCGAGATTCTCGGTATTTCGGTACCGATCTGGATCTTCGCGCTGGTCGCCTTGCTGGGCTATCTGGCACTGCATAAAACCCGCTGGGGACGCTTCGTCTACGCCATCGGCGGCAACACCGAAGCCGCGCGACTGGCGGGCGTGAATGTGCAGCGTGTACTGGTCAGCGTCTACGTCGTGATTGGCTGTCTGGCAGGACTGGCGGGCTTTATCCTCAGCGCCCGCCTTGGTAGCGCGGAAGCCGTCGCGGGGATCACTTTCGAACTGCGCGTCATCGCCTCGGTGGTGATCGGCGGCACCTCGCTGATGGGCGGCTATGGACGAATCAGCGGCACGATTATCGGCTCGATCATCATGGGTATTCTGATTAACGGGCTGGTGTTGATGAATGTATCGGCTTACTACCAGCAGATTATCACCGGGCTGATCATTGTGCTGGCCGTGGCATTCGATACTTATGCCAAGAGCCGTCGCGGTGCGATTTGA
- a CDS encoding Gfo/Idh/MocA family protein codes for MKEVRIGLIGTGYIGRAHAIAYTQAPTVFPLKGNLVKAMLAEVSPELAARRAQEFGFQRSTGDWRELVADPDIDVVDICAPNFLHKTMAMAAIQHGKHVYSEKPLALNARDAREMVDAAQRAGVKTLVGFNYMKNPTSQLAKEIIASGEIGEVVHFYGTHNEDYLADPHKPADWHCFKETAGLGALGDLAAHIVNMAQYLVGDIASVCGDLQTVITQRPTASGSNEWVQVENEDQAHAMVRFASGARGVIETSRIACGRKMGLTYVVTGTKGTLSFTQERMAELKLYRHDEPEHRQGFKTLLTGPQHPDYAAFCASAGHGIGFNDQKTVEVRDLIDGIAADVPMWPDFEEGWKVSRILDAIVLSHEAARWVNVDEVG; via the coding sequence ATGAAAGAGGTACGCATTGGGTTAATCGGCACCGGCTATATCGGTCGTGCCCATGCCATCGCCTACACGCAGGCGCCGACGGTCTTCCCGCTGAAGGGGAATTTGGTGAAAGCCATGCTGGCGGAAGTGTCGCCTGAACTGGCTGCCAGGCGGGCGCAGGAATTTGGTTTTCAGCGTTCAACGGGGGACTGGCGTGAGCTGGTGGCCGATCCCGACATTGACGTAGTGGATATCTGCGCGCCGAACTTTCTGCATAAGACGATGGCGATGGCGGCTATCCAGCACGGCAAGCATGTTTACTCGGAAAAACCGCTGGCGCTGAATGCGCGTGATGCCAGAGAAATGGTTGATGCGGCGCAGCGGGCGGGCGTGAAAACGCTGGTAGGTTTCAACTACATGAAGAACCCGACTTCGCAACTGGCCAAAGAGATCATCGCCAGCGGCGAAATTGGCGAGGTGGTGCATTTTTACGGTACGCACAATGAGGATTATCTGGCCGATCCGCACAAACCCGCAGACTGGCACTGTTTCAAAGAAACCGCCGGGCTAGGGGCATTGGGGGATCTGGCGGCACATATCGTCAACATGGCTCAGTATCTGGTGGGCGATATCGCCAGCGTCTGCGGCGATTTGCAAACGGTGATTACGCAGCGTCCAACGGCATCGGGCAGCAACGAGTGGGTTCAGGTAGAGAATGAAGATCAGGCACATGCCATGGTGCGGTTTGCCAGCGGCGCAAGGGGCGTGATTGAAACCTCGCGAATTGCCTGCGGACGAAAAATGGGTCTGACCTACGTGGTGACTGGCACCAAAGGCACGCTGAGTTTCACGCAGGAACGCATGGCGGAGCTGAAACTCTATCGGCATGACGAACCGGAACATCGGCAGGGGTTTAAAACATTGCTGACCGGGCCACAGCATCCTGATTACGCGGCCTTCTGCGCCAGCGCTGGACACGGCATTGGGTTTAACGATCAGAAAACGGTGGAGGTGCGCGATCTGATTGACGGTATTGCCGCTGACGTTCCGATGTGGCCGGATTTCGAAGAGGGCTGGAAAGTCTCGCGAATTCTGGATGCGATCGTGCTGTCACACGAAGCGGCGCGCTGGGTGAACGTGGACGAGGTGGGCTAA
- a CDS encoding bifunctional 5-dehydro-2-deoxygluconokinase/5-dehydro-2-deoxyphosphogluconate aldolase yields the protein MSKEKTFDVICMGRVAVDLYGQQIGARLEDMGSFAKYLGGSSGNVAYGTARQGLRSSMLARVGDEHMGRFLREELNQVGCDTSHLITDKERLTALVLLGIKDRDTFPLIFYRDNCADMAISSEDFTEDYIASSRCLAITGTHLSHPNTREAVLTALQYARRNGVKTALDIDYRPVLWGLTSLGDGETRFVEAQAVTEQLQQVLSLFDVIVGTEEEFHIAGGSTDTLQALRTVRQHTQAELVCKRGALGCSVFSDAIPDHLDKGITIKGVRVDVLNVLGAGDAFMSGLLRGYLNGEGWEKACAYANACGALVVSRHGCAPAMPSKIELDNYLARAASVPRPDLDEELNHLHRVTTRRKQWHELCVIAFDHRSQLEDMALNCGTEISRIPALKKLILRASYEAAQQAGLEGKAGLLCDGTFGQDALNDITGKGWWIGRPIELPGSRPLMMERGNIGSQLVSWPLEHVVKCLVFFHPEDAHALRREQEMKVMEVYQACRQSGHELLLEVILPAGMPHSDALYLRAIQRFYNLGVRPDWWKLPPLSSAGWAQLTPLLAQRDPYCRGVVILGLDAPLETLQQGFSAAVGFPIVKGFAVGRTLFAQPAQKWLRNEIDDAELIEQVKHNYLQLIAVWRQRG from the coding sequence ATGAGTAAGGAAAAGACGTTTGATGTGATTTGCATGGGGCGCGTTGCTGTCGATCTGTACGGGCAGCAAATCGGCGCGCGTCTGGAAGACATGGGTAGCTTTGCCAAGTATCTGGGCGGGTCGTCCGGCAACGTGGCTTACGGTACGGCGCGACAGGGATTGCGTTCTTCTATGCTGGCGCGGGTGGGCGACGAGCATATGGGGCGCTTCCTGCGTGAAGAGCTGAATCAGGTCGGCTGCGACACTAGCCATTTAATTACCGATAAGGAACGCCTGACAGCACTGGTGCTGTTGGGTATCAAGGATCGCGATACCTTTCCGCTGATTTTCTACCGCGACAACTGCGCCGATATGGCGATTTCGTCAGAGGATTTCACCGAGGATTACATCGCTTCGTCCCGCTGTCTGGCGATTACCGGCACGCACCTTTCTCATCCTAACACGCGTGAAGCCGTGCTGACGGCGCTGCAATATGCGCGGCGTAACGGGGTGAAGACGGCGCTGGATATTGACTACCGTCCGGTGCTGTGGGGGCTGACGTCGCTGGGCGACGGTGAAACCCGCTTTGTTGAAGCGCAGGCGGTTACGGAGCAGTTGCAGCAGGTGCTGTCGCTGTTTGACGTGATTGTCGGCACCGAGGAAGAGTTCCACATTGCGGGCGGCAGTACGGATACCTTGCAGGCGCTGCGTACGGTACGTCAGCACACGCAGGCAGAGCTGGTATGCAAACGTGGAGCATTGGGCTGCTCGGTGTTTAGCGACGCGATTCCTGACCATCTGGATAAAGGCATCACGATCAAAGGTGTACGCGTGGATGTGCTGAACGTGCTGGGGGCGGGCGATGCGTTTATGTCCGGCCTGCTGCGCGGTTATCTCAACGGCGAAGGCTGGGAGAAAGCTTGTGCGTACGCCAATGCCTGCGGCGCGCTGGTGGTATCACGCCACGGCTGTGCGCCAGCCATGCCAAGCAAGATCGAACTGGATAACTATCTGGCCCGTGCGGCGAGCGTCCCACGTCCTGATTTGGACGAAGAGCTTAACCATCTGCATCGTGTTACGACACGGCGTAAACAGTGGCATGAGCTGTGTGTGATCGCGTTCGATCACCGTAGCCAGTTGGAAGATATGGCGCTGAACTGCGGCACGGAAATCAGCCGTATTCCGGCACTGAAAAAACTGATTCTGCGTGCCAGCTATGAGGCGGCACAGCAAGCAGGGCTGGAAGGCAAAGCGGGTCTGCTGTGCGACGGCACGTTCGGACAGGATGCGTTGAATGACATCACCGGAAAAGGCTGGTGGATCGGCCGACCGATTGAGCTGCCGGGATCGCGCCCGTTAATGATGGAGCGCGGCAATATTGGTTCACAGCTGGTGAGCTGGCCGCTAGAACACGTCGTGAAATGTCTGGTGTTCTTCCATCCGGAAGACGCTCATGCGCTACGGCGCGAGCAGGAAATGAAGGTGATGGAGGTCTATCAGGCCTGTCGTCAATCCGGCCATGAACTGCTGCTTGAAGTCATTCTGCCTGCGGGGATGCCGCACAGTGATGCACTTTATCTGCGTGCGATTCAACGTTTTTATAACCTCGGCGTGCGTCCCGACTGGTGGAAATTGCCACCGCTGTCTTCCGCAGGATGGGCGCAACTGACACCGCTGCTGGCGCAGCGCGATCCCTACTGTCGAGGGGTGGTGATTCTCGGACTGGATGCGCCGCTGGAAACACTGCAACAAGGCTTTAGCGCCGCTGTGGGTTTCCCGATTGTGAAAGGGTTCGCTGTCGGGCGCACCCTGTTTGCCCAGCCAGCGCAAAAGTGGCTGCGCAATGAGATCGATGACGCGGAATTGATTGAGCAAGTTAAACATAACTACCTGCAACTGATCGCCGTCTGGCGTCAGCGCGGTTAA
- the iolE gene encoding myo-inosose-2 dehydratase — protein MTVQLGINPLTWTNDDLPSLGADTPLETCLSEGRQAGFVGFELGNKFPRQASVLGPILQAHDLRLVSGWYSGELLTRSVEEEIEAVQGHLALLRDLGATVLVFAEVTGAIHGDQQKPVHLRPRFPEERWPEYGKKLTEFARYTQSQGVQIAYHHHMGTVIESAQDVDNLMEHTGPEVGLLLDTGHLTFAGADPVAVAKRWISRINHVHCKDIRPDVLKDVKNRKTSFLDAVLSGVFTVPGDGCVDYPAVFSILKAHNYSGWLVVEAEQDPAVAHPLTYATLGYNNLQRFAQQAELI, from the coding sequence ATGACTGTTCAACTTGGTATTAATCCACTCACCTGGACCAATGACGATCTGCCTTCTCTGGGCGCGGACACGCCGCTGGAAACCTGCCTGAGTGAAGGGCGGCAGGCGGGGTTCGTTGGTTTTGAATTAGGTAACAAGTTCCCACGTCAGGCCAGCGTGCTGGGACCAATCCTGCAAGCGCACGATCTGCGCTTAGTTTCCGGCTGGTATTCCGGTGAACTGCTGACCCGCTCGGTTGAAGAAGAAATTGAAGCGGTGCAGGGGCATCTGGCATTGCTGCGCGACCTCGGCGCGACGGTACTGGTGTTTGCCGAAGTCACGGGCGCGATTCACGGCGATCAACAAAAACCGGTTCATCTGCGTCCGCGTTTCCCAGAAGAACGCTGGCCGGAATACGGCAAGAAGTTGACTGAATTTGCACGCTACACGCAAAGTCAGGGCGTGCAGATTGCTTACCACCACCATATGGGGACGGTGATTGAAAGCGCGCAGGATGTGGATAATCTGATGGAACACACCGGGCCGGAAGTCGGGCTACTGCTGGATACCGGACACCTGACGTTTGCGGGTGCCGATCCGGTGGCGGTAGCCAAGCGCTGGATTAGCCGTATCAATCACGTTCACTGCAAAGATATCCGTCCAGACGTGCTGAAAGATGTGAAAAACCGTAAGACGAGTTTTTTAGATGCGGTGCTGAGCGGCGTCTTTACCGTGCCAGGAGATGGCTGTGTGGACTATCCGGCGGTGTTTAGCATCCTGAAAGCCCATAACTACAGCGGGTGGCTGGTTGTCGAAGCGGAACAGGACCCTGCCGTCGCACATCCGCTAACCTATGCAACACTGGGCTACAATAATTTGCAACGTTTCGCTCAGCAGGCGGAATTGATCTGA
- the iolB gene encoding 5-deoxy-glucuronate isomerase has translation MSRLLSRHRAPDEHGRTQHITPETAGWRYVGFDVYQLAPEQVLSLPASDNERCLVLISGKATVVTPSEPFEQIGDRMSPFERRKPYAVYVTAGETITVTALTVLELAVCAAPGFGTYPTRLIAPQDIDAEQRGAGNNQRYVHNILPEDKAADSLLVVEVYTDEGCTSSYPSHKHDVDNPPQETYLEETYYHRLNPEQGFCLQRVYTDDRSLDECMAVYDKDVVQVPRGYHPVATIAGYDSYYLNVMAGPTRQWRFTWEADHQWINSPEYADKHRQGKA, from the coding sequence ATGTCCCGACTCTTATCACGTCACCGTGCCCCTGACGAACATGGCCGTACGCAGCACATCACGCCGGAAACGGCGGGCTGGCGATACGTGGGGTTCGATGTGTACCAACTGGCTCCAGAACAGGTGTTATCGCTGCCCGCCAGCGATAACGAACGCTGTCTGGTACTGATCAGCGGTAAAGCTACCGTTGTCACGCCGAGTGAGCCGTTCGAGCAGATTGGCGACCGAATGAGCCCGTTTGAGCGTAGAAAGCCTTATGCGGTTTATGTCACGGCTGGTGAAACGATTACGGTGACGGCACTCACGGTGCTGGAGCTGGCAGTATGCGCCGCACCGGGGTTCGGCACGTATCCGACTCGACTGATCGCGCCGCAGGATATTGACGCCGAGCAGCGTGGTGCCGGCAATAACCAGCGCTACGTGCATAACATTTTGCCGGAAGATAAAGCGGCGGATAGTTTGCTAGTGGTTGAAGTGTACACTGATGAAGGCTGCACTAGCTCTTACCCCAGCCATAAGCATGACGTCGATAATCCGCCGCAGGAAACCTATCTGGAAGAAACCTACTACCATCGGTTGAATCCAGAACAGGGATTCTGCCTGCAACGCGTCTATACCGATGACCGTTCATTAGATGAATGCATGGCGGTATACGATAAGGATGTGGTGCAGGTACCGCGTGGCTACCATCCGGTCGCCACGATTGCGGGTTATGACAGCTACTATCTGAATGTAATGGCAGGCCCTACGCGGCAGTGGCGTTTCACCTGGGAAGCCGATCACCAGTGGATCAACAGCCCTGAGTATGCGGATAAGCACAGGCAGGGCAAAGCGTAG
- a CDS encoding type II toxin-antitoxin system RelE/ParE family toxin, with protein sequence MDYRVVFAPEAEEQLAALYRYIARVSSPKTALSYTESIVSYCESLELFPERGNQRNDIFPGLRVTNHSKRTLIAFMVDKEKQTVTVLGIWHGGQDYESDLLSDETD encoded by the coding sequence ATGGATTATAGGGTCGTATTCGCACCGGAAGCGGAGGAACAACTCGCAGCACTATACCGCTACATCGCGAGGGTTTCGTCACCCAAAACTGCACTCAGCTATACCGAAAGCATTGTCAGTTACTGTGAGTCGCTTGAGTTATTTCCTGAAAGAGGAAACCAGCGCAACGATATTTTTCCTGGACTGCGTGTCACTAATCACAGCAAACGAACACTCATTGCTTTTATGGTGGACAAAGAGAAACAAACGGTAACGGTTCTGGGCATTTGGCATGGCGGACAGGATTATGAAAGCGACCTGCTGTCAGATGAAACTGATTAA
- a CDS encoding type II toxin-antitoxin system ParD family antitoxin, translating to MRTTQQMSITLPNEMAAQVKARVASGEYASESEVIREGLRALIARDNAVENWLQEQVVPAWNALQRGETESLSSSDMRNRLKAEFRKMTGEK from the coding sequence ATGAGAACAACACAGCAGATGAGTATAACGTTGCCAAATGAAATGGCTGCGCAAGTGAAAGCACGAGTTGCCAGTGGTGAATACGCGTCAGAAAGTGAGGTTATTCGGGAAGGACTTCGAGCGCTGATTGCACGCGACAATGCAGTAGAGAATTGGTTACAGGAACAAGTCGTTCCCGCCTGGAACGCGCTGCAACGCGGTGAAACAGAAAGCCTCAGCAGTAGCGACATGAGGAACAGATTAAAAGCCGAGTTCAGGAAGATGACCGGAGAAAAGTAA
- a CDS encoding ABC transporter ATP-binding protein encodes MSEATLVLNNVHVAYGHKYNVHHVLNGFSMEVAAGELACLLGASGCGKTTALRAIAGFEHVSQGTIHVGGRCVAGPDMHLPPEQRNVGMVFQDYALFPHLTAAQNIAFGLRKQPKDLQQSRVRAMLELVDLVSLAQRYPHEMSGGQQQRIALARALAPQPAVLLLDEPLSSLDPDSRKRLGQEVRDILRDAGQTALLVTHSEQEAELMASHIGYLKEGKLDNISVNRDA; translated from the coding sequence GTGTCTGAGGCTACACTCGTTCTGAATAATGTCCACGTCGCCTACGGGCACAAGTATAATGTTCATCACGTGCTGAACGGTTTTTCTATGGAAGTTGCCGCGGGTGAACTGGCCTGTCTGCTGGGCGCATCAGGATGCGGTAAAACCACGGCTTTACGCGCGATTGCGGGTTTCGAGCACGTGAGTCAGGGAACGATTCACGTCGGCGGACGCTGTGTGGCCGGTCCAGACATGCATCTGCCACCGGAACAGCGCAATGTCGGGATGGTGTTTCAGGACTACGCGCTGTTTCCCCATCTGACCGCTGCGCAGAACATTGCCTTTGGCCTGAGAAAACAGCCAAAGGATCTCCAGCAATCGCGCGTCCGCGCCATGCTTGAGCTGGTCGATCTCGTCTCGCTGGCACAGCGCTATCCGCATGAGATGTCCGGCGGACAACAGCAACGTATTGCACTAGCACGGGCGCTGGCCCCGCAACCCGCCGTGCTACTGCTCGACGAACCGCTATCCAGCCTCGACCCCGACAGCCGCAAACGACTCGGGCAGGAAGTCCGCGACATCCTACGCGACGCCGGACAAACCGCGCTTCTGGTCACGCACAGCGAGCAGGAAGCTGAGCTGATGGCTAGCCACATTGGGTATTTGAAAGAAGGAAAACTCGATAATATTTCGGTGAACCGGGATGCCTGA
- a CDS encoding ABC transporter permease, whose amino-acid sequence MDSINKTGSSTLRGAFGRPRLFFSPLRISAVIIALGVLAPLVSLLWLAAGAGVGHWDHLMRYVLPDAALNTLILLVGVGVLVMVIGAGCAWLVTAFDFPGRQLVSWALLLPLAMPTYIVAFAWLDLLHPIGPIQEAIRSVLGYDSPRQFRLPDLRSMAGAILLLGLVLYPYVYLTMRAMFISQPAHLLEAARTLGLSATGTFLHVALPMARPALAVGTSLALLETLNDIGASEFLGVNTLTVTVYTTWVTRSDLPAAAQIACTMLTVVILLLTLEYYGRKNQRYGTSRQMRGIMPAPLKGVRAWLATGVTALPILLGFIAPALFLAWESAKRLGDSVTISAGLIQSLQNSLLLAVGVTLVVTFVSLIIAWYARHSAITDRSPERRRTILRIASLGYAVPGTVLAIGMLTPGMAADNFLADLLGYKGLPLLSAGILLVVCCAIRFMAIGIGALDAGLTRIPPVMEQASRLLGESEFVTFFRVHLPLLRPALVTSALLVFADAMKELPATLLLRPVNFETLATVLYAEAARGTYEEGAIAALLIVLAGTLPVVLLARSQLKTSVEKE is encoded by the coding sequence TTGGATTCGATCAATAAGACCGGTTCGTCAACCCTGCGCGGCGCCTTCGGGCGACCGCGCCTCTTTTTTTCTCCGCTTCGCATCTCTGCCGTCATCATTGCACTCGGTGTTCTGGCCCCGCTGGTTTCCCTGCTTTGGCTAGCGGCCGGTGCGGGTGTTGGCCATTGGGATCACCTGATGCGCTACGTGCTACCCGATGCCGCACTCAATACGCTCATTCTGCTCGTCGGCGTCGGCGTGCTCGTTATGGTGATTGGCGCAGGCTGCGCCTGGCTGGTAACCGCGTTTGATTTCCCCGGCAGACAGCTCGTTAGCTGGGCACTGCTGCTACCGCTGGCGATGCCAACCTATATTGTCGCGTTTGCCTGGCTCGATCTGCTGCATCCGATAGGGCCGATTCAGGAAGCGATCCGCAGCGTGTTGGGCTACGACAGTCCACGTCAGTTCCGCTTACCGGATCTGCGATCCATGGCGGGTGCGATTCTGCTACTCGGTCTGGTGCTCTATCCGTACGTTTATCTAACCATGCGCGCGATGTTTATCAGCCAGCCAGCACACTTGCTGGAAGCCGCACGCACGCTAGGATTGAGCGCAACCGGCACTTTCCTGCACGTCGCCCTGCCGATGGCACGCCCCGCGTTGGCTGTCGGCACCAGTCTGGCCTTGCTGGAAACGCTGAATGATATTGGTGCCTCCGAATTCCTTGGGGTGAATACGCTGACCGTGACGGTTTACACCACCTGGGTCACCCGTTCGGATTTACCCGCTGCGGCACAGATTGCCTGCACGATGCTGACGGTCGTTATCCTCCTGCTGACGCTGGAATATTACGGCCGGAAAAACCAGCGCTACGGCACCAGCCGACAAATGCGCGGCATCATGCCCGCACCGCTGAAAGGTGTTCGCGCCTGGTTGGCAACCGGAGTGACCGCGTTGCCTATCCTGCTCGGCTTCATCGCTCCTGCCCTCTTTCTGGCATGGGAAAGCGCGAAACGACTGGGCGATAGCGTGACGATCTCCGCGGGTCTGATACAGTCGTTGCAGAACTCGCTGCTGCTGGCCGTTGGCGTCACGCTGGTTGTCACGTTCGTTAGCCTGATTATTGCGTGGTATGCCCGTCATTCGGCTATCACCGACCGTTCACCGGAACGCCGCCGCACGATACTCAGAATTGCCTCGCTGGGCTATGCCGTCCCCGGTACGGTACTGGCGATTGGCATGCTGACGCCCGGTATGGCGGCGGATAATTTCCTCGCCGACTTGCTAGGCTACAAGGGATTACCGCTGCTTTCCGCCGGTATTCTGCTGGTAGTCTGCTGCGCCATTCGCTTTATGGCGATTGGGATAGGTGCACTTGATGCGGGGCTGACACGCATTCCCCCCGTCATGGAACAGGCGTCGCGTCTGCTGGGCGAAAGTGAATTCGTCACCTTTTTCCGCGTGCACCTTCCCCTGCTGCGACCCGCGCTGGTGACCAGTGCGCTGCTGGTGTTTGCCGACGCGATGAAAGAACTCCCCGCCACGCTGCTGCTGCGGCCGGTTAATTTCGAAACGCTGGCGACCGTGCTCTATGCCGAAGCCGCCAGAGGTACGTACGAAGAAGGCGCGATTGCCGCGCTGCTGATCGTGCTGGCGGGTACGCTGCCCGTTGTGCTGCTGGCTCGCAGCCAGCTAAAAACGTCGGTTGAGAAAGAATGA